A stretch of Gossypium hirsutum isolate 1008001.06 chromosome A06, Gossypium_hirsutum_v2.1, whole genome shotgun sequence DNA encodes these proteins:
- the LOC121230772 gene encoding putative disease resistance RPP13-like protein 1 isoform X2 — protein MDALSVVGGALLAATFQWLFAKLDSTQLLSFAKQNQVGLEVKKWRNLLLKIQAVLEEAETKQITDPLVKIWVSEVRVLAFDMEDILDEFPLLFDEAQTNNSSNMSCAWFAGTRRSHSMPDYGIRSKIKDVTDRLQCISSEINGLGLNLTKIAVGDMSKSCRLQEKRLTTSLIGDHVCGRETEKEDILQWLLKGDENGVSVMPIVGMGGMGKTTLAQLVYNDERVANHFAIKAWVCVSEQFDLMMVTRIILEKVLSNSYECSSDLDSLQVRLKEELSGRKFLFVLDDVWSESYHQWDLLRRPFKAGAPGSKIIVTTRHCKVALMVGNVAAYHLHALPYDDCLSLFAQHAFGRRDFSAHLNVEEIGQGIVRRCKGLPLAVKTLGGLLHGKRTCDEWNDILTSKLWDLPNEGNDILPALRLSYHHLPSCLKQCFAYCAIFPKGYEFDKDELVFLWMAEGLLLQQPKGMEQMEDLGHKYILDLLSRSFFERASNKESRFVMHDLINDLAQFVAGETCYSFTDKFKHVNISNASFEKFRYLSFTKQNFDTSQRFEMSHHMTCLRTFLSFSPFSHSFRSFLSNSVLHDFLPKLRYLRSLSLCDYNIKKLPESIGELKHLRCYKLCRLPATIGNLMDLRHLDITHTKALNEMPSGIVA, from the exons ATGGATGCTTTGTCTGTCGTTGGAGGTGCACTTTTAGCAGCTACATTTCAATGGTTGTTTGCAAAGTTGGATTCTACACAATTATTAAGCTTTGCAAAACAGAATCAAGTTGGCTTGGAGGTTAAGAAATGGAGGAATTTGTTGTTGAAAATCCAAGCAGTACTCGAGGAAGCAGAAACGAAGCAAATAACCGATCCCTTGGTGAAAATCTGGGTTTCCGAGGTTAGAGTTTTGGCTTTTGATATGGAAGATATCTTGGATGAATTCCCACTACTGTTTGACGAAGCTCAAACAAACAATTCATCGAACATGTCCTGTGCATGGTTTGCTGGTACAAGACGAAGCCATTCCATGCCAGATTATGGAATAAGAAGCAAGATAAAGGATGTTACTGATAGATTACAATGCATTTCATCGGAGATCAATGGTCTCGGTTTGAATTTGACAAAGATAGCTGTAGGAGACATGTCCAAGTCCTGCAGGTTACAAGAGAAAAGACTAACTACTTCTTTGATTGGAGATCATGTGTGTGGTAGGGAAACTGAAAAAGAAGATATTCTTCAATGGCTGCTGAAGGGTGATGAAAATGGAGTATCTGTAATGCCTATAGTTGGTATGGGAGGAATGGGCAAGACCACATTGGCTCAACTTGTTTATAATGACGAAAGGGTTGCCAATCATTTTGCCATCAAAGCTTGGGTTTGTGTTTCAGAACAGTTTGATCTTATGATGGTGACAAGAATAATACTGGAGAAAGTTTTGTCGAATTCGTATGAATGTTCGAGTGATCTAGATTCACTTCAAGTAAGGTTGAAAGAGGAGTTATCAGGGAGgaagtttttatttgttttggatGATGTTTGGAGTGAAAGTTACCATCAATGGGATCTCCTAAGAAGACCCTTCAAAGCAGGGGCACCTGGAAGCAAAATAATAGTCACTACTCGCCATTGCAAGGTCGCATTGATGGTGGGAAATGTCGCGGCTTATCATCTGCACGCATTACCATATGATGACTGCTTGTCATTGTTTGCTCAACATGCATTTGGAAGGAGAGATTTCAGTGCACATCTGAATGTTGAAGAAATCGGACAAGGAATTGTAAGAAGGTGTAAAGGATTACCGTTGGCCGTGAAAACCCTTGGAGGACTTCTGCATGGTAAGCGAACTTGCGATGAATGGAATGACATATTGACTAGCAAGCTATGGGATTTACCAAATGAAGGGAATGACATTCTTCCAGCTCTAAGATTGAGCTATCATCATCTCCCGTCTTGTTTGAAACAATGCTTTGCTTATTGTGCGATATTTCCCAAAGGCTATGAATTCGATAAGGATGAATTAGTTTTCCTATGGATGGCAGAGGGGCTTCTTCTGCAGCAGCCAAAAGGAATGGAGCAAATGGAAGACTTAGGCCACAAATATATCCTCGATTTGTTATCAAGATCGTTTTTCGAAAGGGCAAGTAACAAGGAATCGCGGTTTGTGATGCATGATCTTATCAATGACTTAGCTCAATTTGTTGCAGGAGAAACTTGCTACAGTTTTACAGATAAGTTCAAGCACGTCAATATATCAAATGCGAGCTTTGAAAAGTTCCGTTACTTGTCTTTTACTAAGCAGAACTTCGACACTTCTCAAAGATTCGAAATGTCTCACCACATGACGTGCTTGAGAACATTCCTATCGTTTTCTCCATTCTCGCATTCATTTCGCAGCTTTTTATCTAACAGTGTGCTGCATGATTTTCTGCCAAAATTGAGATATTTGAGGTCATTATCTCTTTGTGACTATAACATCAAGAAGTTACCAGAATCAATAGGGGAATTGAAGCATTTGAG GTGCTATAAGCTCTGCCGGTTGCCTGCAACTATCGGGAATCTAATGGATCTTCGGCATCTCGATATCACACACACGAAGGCTTTAAACGAGATGCCATCA
- the LOC121230772 gene encoding putative disease resistance RPP13-like protein 1 isoform X1, whose protein sequence is MDALSVVGGALLAATFQWLFAKLDSTQLLSFAKQNQVGLEVKKWRNLLLKIQAVLEEAETKQITDPLVKIWVSEVRVLAFDMEDILDEFPLLFDEAQTNNSSNMSCAWFAGTRRSHSMPDYGIRSKIKDVTDRLQCISSEINGLGLNLTKIAVGDMSKSCRLQEKRLTTSLIGDHVCGRETEKEDILQWLLKGDENGVSVMPIVGMGGMGKTTLAQLVYNDERVANHFAIKAWVCVSEQFDLMMVTRIILEKVLSNSYECSSDLDSLQVRLKEELSGRKFLFVLDDVWSESYHQWDLLRRPFKAGAPGSKIIVTTRHCKVALMVGNVAAYHLHALPYDDCLSLFAQHAFGRRDFSAHLNVEEIGQGIVRRCKGLPLAVKTLGGLLHGKRTCDEWNDILTSKLWDLPNEGNDILPALRLSYHHLPSCLKQCFAYCAIFPKGYEFDKDELVFLWMAEGLLLQQPKGMEQMEDLGHKYILDLLSRSFFERASNKESRFVMHDLINDLAQFVAGETCYSFTDKFKHVNISNASFEKFRYLSFTKQNFDTSQRFEMSHHMTCLRTFLSFSPFSHSFRSFLSNSVLHDFLPKLRYLRSLSLCDYNIKKLPESIGELKHLRYLNLSRCVIKCLPESITSLFYLQTLILNRCYKLCRLPATIGNLMDLRHLDITHTKALNEMPSGIVA, encoded by the coding sequence ATGGATGCTTTGTCTGTCGTTGGAGGTGCACTTTTAGCAGCTACATTTCAATGGTTGTTTGCAAAGTTGGATTCTACACAATTATTAAGCTTTGCAAAACAGAATCAAGTTGGCTTGGAGGTTAAGAAATGGAGGAATTTGTTGTTGAAAATCCAAGCAGTACTCGAGGAAGCAGAAACGAAGCAAATAACCGATCCCTTGGTGAAAATCTGGGTTTCCGAGGTTAGAGTTTTGGCTTTTGATATGGAAGATATCTTGGATGAATTCCCACTACTGTTTGACGAAGCTCAAACAAACAATTCATCGAACATGTCCTGTGCATGGTTTGCTGGTACAAGACGAAGCCATTCCATGCCAGATTATGGAATAAGAAGCAAGATAAAGGATGTTACTGATAGATTACAATGCATTTCATCGGAGATCAATGGTCTCGGTTTGAATTTGACAAAGATAGCTGTAGGAGACATGTCCAAGTCCTGCAGGTTACAAGAGAAAAGACTAACTACTTCTTTGATTGGAGATCATGTGTGTGGTAGGGAAACTGAAAAAGAAGATATTCTTCAATGGCTGCTGAAGGGTGATGAAAATGGAGTATCTGTAATGCCTATAGTTGGTATGGGAGGAATGGGCAAGACCACATTGGCTCAACTTGTTTATAATGACGAAAGGGTTGCCAATCATTTTGCCATCAAAGCTTGGGTTTGTGTTTCAGAACAGTTTGATCTTATGATGGTGACAAGAATAATACTGGAGAAAGTTTTGTCGAATTCGTATGAATGTTCGAGTGATCTAGATTCACTTCAAGTAAGGTTGAAAGAGGAGTTATCAGGGAGgaagtttttatttgttttggatGATGTTTGGAGTGAAAGTTACCATCAATGGGATCTCCTAAGAAGACCCTTCAAAGCAGGGGCACCTGGAAGCAAAATAATAGTCACTACTCGCCATTGCAAGGTCGCATTGATGGTGGGAAATGTCGCGGCTTATCATCTGCACGCATTACCATATGATGACTGCTTGTCATTGTTTGCTCAACATGCATTTGGAAGGAGAGATTTCAGTGCACATCTGAATGTTGAAGAAATCGGACAAGGAATTGTAAGAAGGTGTAAAGGATTACCGTTGGCCGTGAAAACCCTTGGAGGACTTCTGCATGGTAAGCGAACTTGCGATGAATGGAATGACATATTGACTAGCAAGCTATGGGATTTACCAAATGAAGGGAATGACATTCTTCCAGCTCTAAGATTGAGCTATCATCATCTCCCGTCTTGTTTGAAACAATGCTTTGCTTATTGTGCGATATTTCCCAAAGGCTATGAATTCGATAAGGATGAATTAGTTTTCCTATGGATGGCAGAGGGGCTTCTTCTGCAGCAGCCAAAAGGAATGGAGCAAATGGAAGACTTAGGCCACAAATATATCCTCGATTTGTTATCAAGATCGTTTTTCGAAAGGGCAAGTAACAAGGAATCGCGGTTTGTGATGCATGATCTTATCAATGACTTAGCTCAATTTGTTGCAGGAGAAACTTGCTACAGTTTTACAGATAAGTTCAAGCACGTCAATATATCAAATGCGAGCTTTGAAAAGTTCCGTTACTTGTCTTTTACTAAGCAGAACTTCGACACTTCTCAAAGATTCGAAATGTCTCACCACATGACGTGCTTGAGAACATTCCTATCGTTTTCTCCATTCTCGCATTCATTTCGCAGCTTTTTATCTAACAGTGTGCTGCATGATTTTCTGCCAAAATTGAGATATTTGAGGTCATTATCTCTTTGTGACTATAACATCAAGAAGTTACCAGAATCAATAGGGGAATTGAAGCATTTGAGGTATCTCAATTTATCTCGTTGCGTGATAAAATGTTTACCGGAATCTATAACATCCCTTTTCTACCTGCAAACATTGATCTTAAACAGGTGCTATAAGCTCTGCCGGTTGCCTGCAACTATCGGGAATCTAATGGATCTTCGGCATCTCGATATCACACACACGAAGGCTTTAAACGAGATGCCATCA